Proteins from one Limanda limanda chromosome 4, fLimLim1.1, whole genome shotgun sequence genomic window:
- the kbtbd8 gene encoding kelch repeat and BTB domain-containing protein 8 has protein sequence MAASGEVGKLSQVQNGTPPTTNYNGVDAVHACNILQQLKSLFDEAQLTDIVVEVDHGKTFSCHRNVLAAISPYFRSMFTSGLTESSQREVRIVGVESESMHLVLDYAYTSRVTLSESNVQALFTAASIFQIPALQDQCAQFMISRLDPQNCIGVYMFADAYGHQELRDSSQDYIRKKFLCVSWEQEFLQMTKEQLVSILNNDDLNVEKEEHVYESIVRWLEHDLSGREAHLAEVFSQCIRLPLLEEAFLTRIPAPFACALSLSKDHAEAKARLTGTNGCPQRLGMTASEMVICFDAAHKHSGKKQTVPCLDTATGRVFKLCKPPNDLREVGILVSSENDIYIAGGYRPSNSEVSIDHRAESDFWQYEHAGNRWLTRAPLLRARIGCRLVHCCGKLYALGGRVYEGDGRNALKSVEYYDARDNCWTAVNPMPVAMEFHSTVEYKDRIYVLQGEYFFCFNPRKDYWSHLAPMSVPRSQGLAALYKNCIYYIAGICKNHQRTFTVEVYDIEKNTWSRKRDLPFDQATSPYIKAMLLHGKLHLFVRATQVMVEEHVFRTSRKNSLYQYDDKADVWTKIYETPDRLWDLGRHFECVVAKLYPQCLQKVL, from the exons ATGGCTGCCAGTGGAG AGGTAGGGAAGCTGTCACAAGTACAAAATGGGACACCTCCAACAACTAATTATAACGGGGTAGATGCTGTTCATGCCTGTAACATCCTTCAGCAGCTCAAATCCTTGTTCGATGAAGCACAGCTCACAGACATTGTTGTAGAAGTGGACCATGGCAAGACTTTCTCATGTCACCGAAATGTCCTTGCAGCAATCAGCCCATATTTTAG GTCCATGTTCACCAGTGGCCTTACAGAGAGCAGCCAGCGTGAGGTCAGAATCGTCGGGGTGGAATCTGAATCCATGCACCTTGTCCTGGACTATGCCTACACATCCAGGGTCACACTCTCGGAGTCCAATGTACAGGCCCTGTTCACCGCAGCCAGCATTTTCCAGATTCCTGCACTACAGGACCAGTGTGCCCAGTTCATGATTAGCCGGCTAGACCCACAGAACTGTATCGGGGTCTACATGTTTGCTGATGCCTATGGGCACCAGGAGCTGAGGGACAGCTCACAGGACTACATCCGCAAGAAG ttcctgtgtgtgtcgtgGGAGCAAGAATTCCTCCAGATGACCAAGGAGCAGCTGGTCAGTATTTTGAACAATGACGACCTCAACGTGGAAAAGGAAGAGCATGTCTATGAGAGCATTGTCCGCTGGCTAGAGCATGATCTGTCTGGTCGTGAGGCCCACCTAGCCGAGGTTTTTTCCCAGTGCATCCGTCTACCCTTGCTGGAGGAGGCCTTTCTCACTCGGATACCCGCCCCCTTTGCCTGTGCCCTGTCTCTGTCTAAAGACCATGCTGAGGCCAAAGCCCGCCTCACCGGCACCAATGGTTGTCCACAGCGCCTTGGTATGACCGCTTCTGAGATGGTCATCTGCTTCGATGCCGCTCACAAACACTCAGGGAAGAAGCAGACGGTGCCTTGTCTTGACACAGCAACTGGAAGGGTGTTCAAACTCTGCAAACCACCCAATGATCTCCGGGAGGTCGGTATCTTGGTGTCCTCTGAGAACGATATCTACATCGCTGGCGGTTACCGGCCGAGCAACAGTGAGGTGTCTATAGACCATAGAGCAGAGAGTGACTTCTGGCAGTACGAACATGCAGGCAACCGATGGCTTACACGTGCACCTCTACTGCGAGCGAGGATAGGCTGCAGGCTCGTGCACTGTTGTGGGAAGCTTTATGCACTGGGAGGCCGAGTCTACGAAGGCGATGGGCGGAACGCGTTAAAGTCAGTAGAGTACTATGATGCCAGGGACAACTGTTGGACAGCAGTCAACCCCATGCCAGTTGCCATGGAGTTTCATTCTACTGTGGAGTACAAAGATCGAATTTATGTCCTCCAAG GTGAATATTTCTTCTGCTTTAATCCGCGTAAGGACTACTGGAGTCATCTGGCCCCTATGAGTGTCCCCCGGAGCCAAGGTCTGGCTGCCTTGTACAAGAACTGCATCTACTACATCGCTGGCATCTGCAAGAACCACCAGCGCACCTTCACCGTGGAGGTGTACGACATAGAGAAGAACACTTGGAGCCGCAAGCGAGATCTCCCCTTTGACCAAGCCACAAGTCCGTACATCAAGGCCATGCTGCTTCACGGCAAGCTGCACCTGTTTGTGCGAGCCACACAGGTCATGGTGGAGGAGCACGTGTTTCGCACCAGCCGGAAGAACTCCCTCTACCAGTACGACGACAAGGCAGACGTATGGACCAAAATCTACGAGACACCAGACCGCCTCTGGGATTtgggccgccattttgaatgtGTGGTGGCCAAACTTTACCCACAATGTCTCCAGAAAGTGCTTTGA